A region of Vitis riparia cultivar Riparia Gloire de Montpellier isolate 1030 chromosome 1, EGFV_Vit.rip_1.0, whole genome shotgun sequence DNA encodes the following proteins:
- the LOC117916573 gene encoding probable 6-phosphogluconolactonase 1, whose protein sequence is MAHSWVHKDRGELRIYENLNELSTDLADYIAELAEVSVKERGVFAIALSGGSLIGLMGKLCEAPYNKTVDWAKWYIFWADERVVAKNHSDSNYKLAKDGLLSKVPVVPSHVHSINDTVTAEEAADEYGFAIRQLVKTRVISVSDTSDCPKFDLILLGMGSDGHVASLFPNHSVLEEKDEWVTFITDSPKPPPERITFTLPVINSASNVAVVITGGNKAEAVHLAIDDVGPDCPSLPARMVQPTKGKLVWFIDKPAALKLDCCQFSE, encoded by the exons ATGGCTCATTCCTGGGTTCACAAAGATAGAGGGGAGTTGaggatttatgaaaatttgaatgagCTCAGCACTGATTTAGCCGACTATATCGCTGAATTAGCAGAGGTCTCGGTGAAAGAGCGAGGTGTCTTTGCCATTGCTTTATCTGGTGGTTCTCTCATTGGCTTGATGGG AAAACTGTGTGAAGCTCCTTACAACAAGACTGTTGACTGGGCTAAATGGTATATATTTTGGGCGGATGAGCGTGTGGTGGCAAAGAACCATTCTGATAGCAATTATAAGTTAGCAAAAGATGGCCTATTGTCCAAG GTGCCTGTTGTTCCCAGCCATGTACATTCTATCAATGATACGGTGACGGCAGAGGAAGCTGCTGATGAGTATGGGTTTGCCATACGACAGCTAGTGAAAACCCGCGTCATCAGCGTATCTGATACCAGTGATTGCCCCAAGTTTGATCTCATCCTTCTTGGAATGGGCTCCGATGGACATGTTGCCTCGCTGTTCCCTAATCATTCTGTGCTCGAGGAGAAGGATGAATGGGTAACTTTTATAACTGATTCTCCCAAGCCTCCACCGGAGAGGATTACTTTCACACTGCCCGTCATCAACTCAGCGTCCAATGTGGCTGTGGTCATCACAGGTGGCAACAAAGCAGAGGCCGTACACTTGGCAATTGATGATGTGGGACCTGACTGCCCATCACTGCCTGCGCGGATGGTCCAGCCAACTAAGGGGAAGTTGGTGTGGTTTATAGACAAGCCGGCTGCCCTGAAACTTGATTGCTGTCAATTCTCTGAATAG
- the LOC117917990 gene encoding receptor-like protein kinase FERONIA: MVSIVRRAMNNTDTNLVLFRILASIHAISIVIAVTASSSPYTPVENIALDCGSHGHSTAPDGRKWTSDTGSKFIYSQLNASSISMASTQDSVPLVPYMTARIFTSQFTYAFPVSPGPKFLRLHFHPASYSNLDPSHAFFSVTANHYTLLHNFSAWLTAGFLNQTHFSKEYCVWVSSEQLLNLTFAPVAGAFAFVNGIEVVSMPTDLYLKGEDISMAGQSQPFTINNGTALEMVYRLNVDGQAISAVDDTGMFREWSQDDSFIFGPAAGQDPFHLTIKIKFTKVPPYTAPEILYRTARSMGMNRHVNENYNLTWIFPVDSGFYYLVRLHFCEIAPEITGINQRVFEIFLNNQTADDQMDIMVYADGIGVPIYREFVVMVPEAGGVRQELWLALHPNTGAHAKYSDALLNGLEIFKLNASDGNLAGPNPIPKHKSKAGVDQIEPIQTADRWNKVRKPLIFAGVVVGGVVAVALILFFFILRRLGAKKKARTAGTSRGTSWWTPFSQSGAESTKTRYTPRPSELCRHFSLEEMLSATNDFSDDFLIGVGGFGNVYRGAIHGGATPVAVKRLNPTSQQGTREFRTEIEMLSQLRHIHLVSLIGYCAEHGEMILVYDFMANGALRDHLYGTDNPPLPWKKRLDICIGAAKGLHHLHTGAKHTIIHRDVKTANILLDENWVAKVSDFGLSKLGPAGGSESHVSTVVKGSFGYIDPDYYLLQRLTDKSDVYSFGVVLFEVLCGRPPVEKHLEGREASLVEWGKAHYKSGRLEEIVDNRVRNEIGAECLRKFGEIATSCVGDRGTERPAMGDVMWGLEFAMQLQRKSGEVNEIEEGLEGERRWNGHGGGGGGGGGESTLGMSGDVFSEIRNPQGR; this comes from the coding sequence ATGGTTTCCATCGTAAGGCGCGCTATGAACAACACTGATACAAACTTGGTGCTCTTCCGCATCCTTGCTTCTATCCATGCCATCTCCATTGTCATCGCTGTCACAGCTTCATCATCACCCTACACTCCTGTGGAGAACATAGCTCTAGATTGTGGAAGCCATGGCCACAGCACCGCCCCTGATGGCCGCAAATGGACTAGTGACACCGGTTCGAAATTCATATACTCCCAACTCAATGCATCTTCCATCTCCATGGCCTCCACCCAAGACTCCGTTCCACTGGTTCCTTACATGACTGCTCGTATCTTCACCTCCCAATTCACTTACGCCTTCCCGGTATCCCCGGGCCCCAAGTTCCTTCGCCTTCACTTCCATCCGGCCTCCTACTCCAATCTCGATCCCTCCCACGCTTTCTTCTCTGTCACGGCAAACCACTACACGCTGCTTCACAACTTCAGCGCTTGGCTCACTGCTGGCTTTCTTAATCAAACCCATTTCAGTAAGGAGTATTGTGTTTGGGTGAGCTCGGAGCAGCTGCTGAATCTCACTTTCGCTCCAGTTGCAGGTGCTTTTGCCTTTGTGAATGGCATTGAGGTTGTTTCCATGCCCACGGATCTTTACCTCAAAGGTGAAGATATCTCCATGGCTGGGCAATCGCAGCCATTCACGATCAACAACGGCACTGCACTCGAGATGGTTTATAGATTAAACGTGGACGGGCAAGCCATTTCGGCCGTCGACGACACCGGCATGTTCCGAGAATGGTCTCAGGACGACTCCTTTATCTTCGGACCCGCAGCTGGACAAGATCCATTTCATCTCACAATTAAGATCAAATTCACCAAGGTTCCACCCTATACTGCGCCTGAGATTCTCTACAGGACTGCTCGCTCCATGGGGATGAACAGGCACGTCAACGAGAACTACAATCTGACGTGGATATTCCCCGTGGATTCAGGGTTTTACTATCTGGTGAGGCTCCATTTCTGCGAGATTGCGCCGGAGATAACTGGGATCAATCAGAGGGTGTTTGAGATATTTTTGAATAACCAGACGGCTGACGATCAGATGGATATTATGGTTTATGCCGATGGTATCGGAGTACCGATTTACAGGGAATTCGTGGTGATGGTGCCGGAAGCAGGGGGAGTCCGCCAAGAGCTATGGCTGGCGTTGCACCCCAACACCGGAGCTCATGCCAAGTATTCCGATGCTCTTTTGAACGGTTTGGAGATATTCAAATTGAACGCAAGCGACGGAAACCTCGCCGGACCCAATCCTATCCCTAAACATAAGTCTAAAGCCGGTGTGGATCAAATTGAACCCATTCAAACGGCGGATCGTTGGAATAAGGTCCGAAAACCGTTGATTTTCGCCGGAGTAGTGGTGGGCGGGGTTGTTGCCGTagctttgattttatttttcttcattctccGGCGCCTGGGAGCGAAGAAGAAGGCAAGGACTGCAGGCACGAGCCGAGGAACATCCTGGTGGACTCCATTCTCGCAATCCGGCGCCGAGTCAACCAAGACGAGATATACGCCTCGGCCGTCGGAGCTGTGCAGGCATTTTTCGCTGGAGGAGATGCTTTCAGCGACGAACGACTTCAGCGACGATTTCCTCATCGGCGTCGGCGGCTTCGGAAACGTCTACAGGGGCGCCATCCACGGCGGAGCAACCCCAGTCGCGGTGAAACGATTGAACCCCACGTCCCAGCAGGGAACGCGCGAGTTCCGCACAGAAATTGAGATGCTCTCGCAGCTCCGCCACATCCACCTGGTTTCTCTAATCGGCTACTGCGCGGAACACGGGGAGATGATCCTCGTCTACGACTTCATGGCCAACGGCGCCCTCCGGGATCATCTCTACGGCACTGATAACCCTCCTCTCCCATGGAAGAAGCGGCTCGATATCTGCATTGGCGCGGCTAAGGGACTGCACCATCTGCATACAGGCGCGAAGCACACGATCATCCACAGAGACGTGAAGACCGCCAACATACTGCTTGATGAGAACTGGGTGGCGAAGGTCTCTGATTTCGGATTATCAAAGTTGGGACCCGCCGGCGGGTCCGAGAGCCACGTCAGCACCGTGGTGAAGGGCAGCTTCGGGTACATAGACCCGGATTACTACCTCCTCCAGCGGCTGACGGATAAGTCTGACGTGTACTCATTCGGGGTGGTTCTGTTTGAGGTTCTGTGCGGCAGACCGCCGGTGGAAAAGCACCTAGAGGGGAGAGAGGCGAGCTTGGTGGAGTGGGGAAAGGCCCACTACAAGAGCGGGAGGCTTGAGGAGATCGTGGACAATCGGGTGAGGAATGAGATTGGGGCGGAGTGTCTAAGGAAGTTTGGGGAGATAGCGACAAGCTGCGTGGGGGATCGGGGGACGGAGCGGCCGGCGATGGGTGATGTGATGTGGGGGCTTGAATTCGCGATGCAGTTGCAGAGGAAGAGCGGGGAGGTAAATGAGATAGAAGAAGGATTGGAGGGTGAAAGGAGGTGGAATGGGCatggtgggggtgggggtgggggtggagGTGAATCCACATTGGGGATGTCCGGAGATGTCTTCTCTGAGATCAGAAATCCCCAAGGCCGATAA
- the LOC117918018 gene encoding uncharacterized protein LOC117918018 isoform X2: MGRMSSRIRTSLLHTIPRSLFSSSISSNNLSFRTLSTLPSSPQNPFSSSSFSPPISHFVGFPFKPASSLSSSPTLRFLNTNSSDHIDSKEDHPHQCKPLHETSEGETTDGWEEEEEEEVEPEIGDGGDGGGIVLQNVPWGERVLSIAREVLLQFGGDMELFSFKTTPRGYIYVRLDKLSNKYGCPSMEEIERYNLEYKKKLDEMGALGEIPHNLAIEVSSPGAERLLKVPDDLDRFKDMPMRVSYVEDVETQCLEKDGVFMLESIKKESANCVWKLANVRENRDPLGKGRPLSRKQKDWRLKLPFEMFRRVTLYLEY, encoded by the exons ATGGGAAGAATGAGTAGCAGAATCCGCACTTCACTGCTACACACCATTCCCAGGTCCCTCTTCTCCTCTTCTATTTCTTCCAATAATCTCTCTTTCAGAACCCTCTCCACACTCCCCTCCTCCCCCCAAAAccctttttcttcatcttccttCTCTCCTCCTATTTCTCATTTTGTTGGCTTTCCATTCAAACCCGCATCCTCACTTTCTTCTTCTCCAACTCTTAGATTCCTAAACACTAACTCCTCTGATCATATTGACAGCAAAGAAGATCACCCACATCAGTGTAAACCTCTAC ATGAAACAAGTGAAGGAGAGACCACTGATGGatgggaggaagaggaagaagaagaggttGAGCCTGAG ATAGGTGATGGAGGGGATGGTGGTGGCATTGTGCTGCAAAATGTTCCCTGGGGCGAACGGGTTCTATCTATTGCTCGTGAGGTTCTCTTACAATTTGGTGGTGACATGGAACTCTTCTCTTTCAAGACAACTCCACGAGGGTACATATATGTGAGACTAGACAAACTATCAAACAA ATATGGGTGTCCAAGCATGGAGGAGATTGAAAGGTACAACCTAGAGTACAAGAAAAAACTAGATGAAATGGGAGCACTTGGAGAGATACCTCACAATTTGGCTATTGAG gtATCATCGCCAGGTGCGGAACGGTTGCTAAAGGTGCCAGATGATCTGGATCGATTCAAAGACATGCCTATGAGAGTAAGCTATGTAGAAGATGTAGAAACTCAATGCCTAGAAAAGGATGGTGTTTTCATGCTCGAGTCCATCAAAAAGGAATCAGCAAATTGTGTGTGGAAGTTGGCAAATGTGAGGGAAAATAGGGACCCTTTGGGCAAAGGTAGACCTTTGAGCCGTAAACAGAAGGATTGGAGATTGAAGCTGCCATTTGAAATGTTTAGGAGGGTAACTCTGTATCTTGAATACTGA
- the LOC117918018 gene encoding uncharacterized protein LOC117918018 isoform X1: protein MGRMSSRIRTSLLHTIPRSLFSSSISSNNLSFRTLSTLPSSPQNPFSSSSFSPPISHFVGFPFKPASSLSSSPTLRFLNTNSSDHIDSKEDHPHQCKPLRRYSLSMLTFTDETSEGETTDGWEEEEEEEVEPEIGDGGDGGGIVLQNVPWGERVLSIAREVLLQFGGDMELFSFKTTPRGYIYVRLDKLSNKYGCPSMEEIERYNLEYKKKLDEMGALGEIPHNLAIEVSSPGAERLLKVPDDLDRFKDMPMRVSYVEDVETQCLEKDGVFMLESIKKESANCVWKLANVRENRDPLGKGRPLSRKQKDWRLKLPFEMFRRVTLYLEY from the exons ATGGGAAGAATGAGTAGCAGAATCCGCACTTCACTGCTACACACCATTCCCAGGTCCCTCTTCTCCTCTTCTATTTCTTCCAATAATCTCTCTTTCAGAACCCTCTCCACACTCCCCTCCTCCCCCCAAAAccctttttcttcatcttccttCTCTCCTCCTATTTCTCATTTTGTTGGCTTTCCATTCAAACCCGCATCCTCACTTTCTTCTTCTCCAACTCTTAGATTCCTAAACACTAACTCCTCTGATCATATTGACAGCAAAGAAGATCACCCACATCAGTGTAAACCTCTAC GACGTTATTCTCTGAGCATGCTTACATTTACAGATGAAACAAGTGAAGGAGAGACCACTGATGGatgggaggaagaggaagaagaagaggttGAGCCTGAG ATAGGTGATGGAGGGGATGGTGGTGGCATTGTGCTGCAAAATGTTCCCTGGGGCGAACGGGTTCTATCTATTGCTCGTGAGGTTCTCTTACAATTTGGTGGTGACATGGAACTCTTCTCTTTCAAGACAACTCCACGAGGGTACATATATGTGAGACTAGACAAACTATCAAACAA ATATGGGTGTCCAAGCATGGAGGAGATTGAAAGGTACAACCTAGAGTACAAGAAAAAACTAGATGAAATGGGAGCACTTGGAGAGATACCTCACAATTTGGCTATTGAG gtATCATCGCCAGGTGCGGAACGGTTGCTAAAGGTGCCAGATGATCTGGATCGATTCAAAGACATGCCTATGAGAGTAAGCTATGTAGAAGATGTAGAAACTCAATGCCTAGAAAAGGATGGTGTTTTCATGCTCGAGTCCATCAAAAAGGAATCAGCAAATTGTGTGTGGAAGTTGGCAAATGTGAGGGAAAATAGGGACCCTTTGGGCAAAGGTAGACCTTTGAGCCGTAAACAGAAGGATTGGAGATTGAAGCTGCCATTTGAAATGTTTAGGAGGGTAACTCTGTATCTTGAATACTGA
- the LOC117918018 gene encoding uncharacterized protein LOC117918018 isoform X3, with translation MGRMSSRIRTSLLHTIPRSLFSSSISSNNLSFRTLSTLPSSPQNPFSSSSFSPPISHFVGFPFKPASSLSSSPTLRFLNTNSSDHIDSKEDHPHQYETSEGETTDGWEEEEEEEVEPEIGDGGDGGGIVLQNVPWGERVLSIAREVLLQFGGDMELFSFKTTPRGYIYVRLDKLSNKYGCPSMEEIERYNLEYKKKLDEMGALGEIPHNLAIEVSSPGAERLLKVPDDLDRFKDMPMRVSYVEDVETQCLEKDGVFMLESIKKESANCVWKLANVRENRDPLGKGRPLSRKQKDWRLKLPFEMFRRVTLYLEY, from the exons ATGGGAAGAATGAGTAGCAGAATCCGCACTTCACTGCTACACACCATTCCCAGGTCCCTCTTCTCCTCTTCTATTTCTTCCAATAATCTCTCTTTCAGAACCCTCTCCACACTCCCCTCCTCCCCCCAAAAccctttttcttcatcttccttCTCTCCTCCTATTTCTCATTTTGTTGGCTTTCCATTCAAACCCGCATCCTCACTTTCTTCTTCTCCAACTCTTAGATTCCTAAACACTAACTCCTCTGATCATATTGACAGCAAAGAAGATCACCCACATCAGT ATGAAACAAGTGAAGGAGAGACCACTGATGGatgggaggaagaggaagaagaagaggttGAGCCTGAG ATAGGTGATGGAGGGGATGGTGGTGGCATTGTGCTGCAAAATGTTCCCTGGGGCGAACGGGTTCTATCTATTGCTCGTGAGGTTCTCTTACAATTTGGTGGTGACATGGAACTCTTCTCTTTCAAGACAACTCCACGAGGGTACATATATGTGAGACTAGACAAACTATCAAACAA ATATGGGTGTCCAAGCATGGAGGAGATTGAAAGGTACAACCTAGAGTACAAGAAAAAACTAGATGAAATGGGAGCACTTGGAGAGATACCTCACAATTTGGCTATTGAG gtATCATCGCCAGGTGCGGAACGGTTGCTAAAGGTGCCAGATGATCTGGATCGATTCAAAGACATGCCTATGAGAGTAAGCTATGTAGAAGATGTAGAAACTCAATGCCTAGAAAAGGATGGTGTTTTCATGCTCGAGTCCATCAAAAAGGAATCAGCAAATTGTGTGTGGAAGTTGGCAAATGTGAGGGAAAATAGGGACCCTTTGGGCAAAGGTAGACCTTTGAGCCGTAAACAGAAGGATTGGAGATTGAAGCTGCCATTTGAAATGTTTAGGAGGGTAACTCTGTATCTTGAATACTGA
- the LOC117918018 gene encoding uncharacterized protein LOC117918018 isoform X4 yields MLTFTDETSEGETTDGWEEEEEEEVEPEIGDGGDGGGIVLQNVPWGERVLSIAREVLLQFGGDMELFSFKTTPRGYIYVRLDKLSNKYGCPSMEEIERYNLEYKKKLDEMGALGEIPHNLAIEVSSPGAERLLKVPDDLDRFKDMPMRVSYVEDVETQCLEKDGVFMLESIKKESANCVWKLANVRENRDPLGKGRPLSRKQKDWRLKLPFEMFRRVTLYLEY; encoded by the exons ATGCTTACATTTACAGATGAAACAAGTGAAGGAGAGACCACTGATGGatgggaggaagaggaagaagaagaggttGAGCCTGAG ATAGGTGATGGAGGGGATGGTGGTGGCATTGTGCTGCAAAATGTTCCCTGGGGCGAACGGGTTCTATCTATTGCTCGTGAGGTTCTCTTACAATTTGGTGGTGACATGGAACTCTTCTCTTTCAAGACAACTCCACGAGGGTACATATATGTGAGACTAGACAAACTATCAAACAA ATATGGGTGTCCAAGCATGGAGGAGATTGAAAGGTACAACCTAGAGTACAAGAAAAAACTAGATGAAATGGGAGCACTTGGAGAGATACCTCACAATTTGGCTATTGAG gtATCATCGCCAGGTGCGGAACGGTTGCTAAAGGTGCCAGATGATCTGGATCGATTCAAAGACATGCCTATGAGAGTAAGCTATGTAGAAGATGTAGAAACTCAATGCCTAGAAAAGGATGGTGTTTTCATGCTCGAGTCCATCAAAAAGGAATCAGCAAATTGTGTGTGGAAGTTGGCAAATGTGAGGGAAAATAGGGACCCTTTGGGCAAAGGTAGACCTTTGAGCCGTAAACAGAAGGATTGGAGATTGAAGCTGCCATTTGAAATGTTTAGGAGGGTAACTCTGTATCTTGAATACTGA